The Medicago truncatula cultivar Jemalong A17 chromosome 4, MtrunA17r5.0-ANR, whole genome shotgun sequence genome includes a region encoding these proteins:
- the LOC120575787 gene encoding serine protease SPPA, chloroplastic produces the protein MESKTESKVFLSLIEFSENLRKASHDPRVSALFIRIHIDFECRWGMAQEIGVDITNFRKSDKLAIAFVPTTIYRRLYIGCFCNELYLPPPKPENGSGGPSGLESDSGSAQQDLIDYSLYVETEVIAMGKYKQDTPGSAEKIESDDAIVSDVICHWLGKFSSLRGLSLEFLLDFLQSGDQFDLRNWVVAGLITGLCEPDELISSLSRKFGDLVDLKQYSRVRKWTVGLVEGEERIAIIRVSGGINPSYLIPADDNIITKIRQVRSSNTFKALIIRVDSHGGDMYTSDLLWREIRHVSRKIPVICSIYDHGYSGGYMLNR, from the exons ATGGAGTCTAAGACGGAGTCTAAGGTATTCCTGTCTTTAATTGAGTTTAGCGAGAACCTAAGAAAGGCATCCCACGATCCTCGTGTTTCTGCTCTCTTTATTCGCATACACATTGATTTTGAGTGTCGTTGGGGTATGGCACAGGAAATTGGTGTTGACATTACCAATTTTAGAAAATCAGACAAGTTGGCCATCGCCTTTGTTCCAACGACCATTTATAGAAGGCTTTACATTGGTTGCTTTTGCAATGAACTATATTTACCTCCGCCAAAGCCGGAAAATGGTAGTGGTGGTCCTTCAGGATTAGAAAGTGATAGTGGCAGTGCTCAACAAGATTTAATTGATTATAGTTTGTATGTTGAAACTGAGGTGATAGCCATGGGTAAGTATAAACAAGACACTCCGGGTTCAGCAGAGAAGATTGAGTCGGATGATGCAATTGTTTCAGATGTTATTTGTCACTGGCTTGGTAAATTCTCTTCCTTAAGAGGATTATCATTGGAATTTTTGCTTGATTTTCTTCAATCTGGTGACCAATTTGATTTGAGGAATTGGGTAGTTGCTGGGCTgataacaggtttatgtgaacCTGATGAGCTTATATCGAGTCTTAGTAGAAAATTTGGtgatttggttgatttgaagCAATATTCTCGCGTTCGAAAATGGACTGTTGGACTAGTCGAAGGAGAAGAAAGGATTGCTATTATCCGAGTATCGGGAGGTATAAATCCCTCATACTTGATACCAGCCGATGATAATATTATTACAAAGATTCGTCAAGTTCGGTCATCCAATACTTTTAAGGCTTTGATTATCAGAGTTGATAGTCATGGCGGAGACATGTATACCTCTGATCTTTTGTGGAGGGAAATTAGGCATGTTTCAAGGAAAATACCTGTCATTTGTTCAATATATGATCATGGTTATAGTGGTGGTTACATG CTTAACAGGTAG
- the LOC11421867 gene encoding uncharacterized protein has translation MFNKSVSRPLLTDGWSALRLFYEFSGSKIIAFQYLGGSRFQIFVFAHNITPVDYPPYHSMSEAPSCYCTFEIPIAGYRSTKSPKELPDTFGKFLRVKHHDYVMLCGPYDNIIPVRLKYTDDPVPNVMFGRGWTSFCAANGIDGGDVLIFKCKCVMDKKYVIISKR, from the exons ATGTTCAACAAATCAGTTAGTCGGCCGTTGTTGACAGATGGTTGGAGTGCGTTGCGATTATTCTACGAATTTAGTGGCAGTAAGATTATTGCTTTCCAGTACCTTGGTGGAAGTagatttcaaatttttgtttttgctcatAACATTACTCCAGTTGATTATCCACCGTATCATTCCATGAGTGAGGCGCCATCATGTTATTGTACCTTTGAAATTCCTATCGCTGGATATAGATCGACAAAATCACCGAag gaACTACCCGATACTTTTGGCAAATTCCTTAGAGTGAAGCATCACGATTACGTCATGTTGTGCGGACCTTATGACAACATCATTCCTGTGAGACTCAAATATACAGATGATCCCGTACCAAATGTCATGTTCGGAAGAGGTTGGACGAGTTTTTGTGCTGCCAATGGTATTGACGGCGGAGACGTCTTGATTTTCAAGTGCAAGTGCGTCATGGACAAAAAATATGTTATCATATCCAAGCGTTGA